One [Clostridium] saccharolyticum WM1 DNA segment encodes these proteins:
- a CDS encoding redoxin family protein, with amino-acid sequence MGFSIDVSIPVLTVFLQGVISFFSPCVLPLIPLYIGYLSGGTGVRGEDGRIYYKRSKVMLHTLCFVLGVSFAFFLLGLGFSALGSFFKSNQLLFARIGGILVVLFGLYQLGVFGSSSVLGKERRLPFSLGTLAMSPLTALIMGFTFSFAWTPCVGPALASVLLMAASAATKTMGFVLIGVYTLGFVLPFLAVGFFTTSVLEFFKAHGNIAKNAVKAGGILMVFMGILMFTGKMNAVTGYLSSIPSPAVTESKAVPETEAATEALEEESVPVQEKQEESDAENQPLPAVDFTLTDQFGNSHSLSDYKGKTIFLNFWATWCPPCRAEMPDIQKIYDTANIDGDDALIILGVAAPDYGREKDEKGIKQFLEENGYTYPVLMDQDAELFTAYGIYSYPTTFMIDRDGNVFGYASGQLSEDTMRSIIEQTMKGQRK; translated from the coding sequence TTGGGATTTTCTATTGATGTGAGTATTCCTGTTTTGACCGTGTTTCTTCAAGGGGTAATCAGTTTCTTTTCTCCTTGTGTTCTTCCTCTCATCCCTCTTTATATTGGGTATCTGTCCGGAGGAACAGGAGTCCGCGGAGAAGACGGACGGATCTATTATAAACGCAGCAAAGTCATGCTTCATACACTATGCTTTGTACTGGGAGTCAGTTTTGCATTCTTCCTGCTGGGGCTGGGTTTTTCTGCTCTTGGCAGCTTTTTTAAATCAAACCAGCTTCTATTTGCCAGAATAGGGGGGATCCTGGTGGTCCTGTTCGGTTTATACCAGCTGGGGGTCTTTGGATCCTCTTCGGTGCTGGGTAAGGAACGGAGACTGCCTTTTTCTCTCGGCACACTGGCCATGTCTCCCCTGACTGCGCTCATTATGGGATTCACCTTCAGCTTTGCCTGGACGCCCTGTGTGGGACCGGCTCTTGCCAGTGTGCTTCTCATGGCCGCTTCGGCAGCCACGAAGACCATGGGATTTGTCCTGATCGGAGTGTATACGCTGGGATTTGTCCTTCCCTTTCTGGCTGTGGGATTTTTTACTACTTCCGTGCTTGAATTTTTTAAGGCCCATGGGAATATAGCAAAAAATGCAGTAAAAGCCGGCGGCATACTTATGGTATTTATGGGGATTTTAATGTTTACCGGAAAAATGAATGCAGTGACAGGATATCTTTCCTCTATTCCGTCTCCCGCGGTCACAGAATCAAAAGCGGTGCCTGAGACAGAGGCGGCCACGGAAGCCTTGGAAGAAGAGTCTGTACCGGTGCAGGAGAAGCAGGAAGAGTCCGATGCAGAGAATCAGCCCCTTCCTGCGGTTGATTTTACTTTAACAGACCAGTTCGGCAACTCTCATTCCCTATCAGATTATAAAGGAAAAACCATATTTTTAAACTTCTGGGCAACCTGGTGTCCCCCATGCAGGGCGGAAATGCCGGATATACAGAAAATATATGATACAGCCAATATAGATGGGGACGATGCCCTGATCATTCTGGGAGTAGCAGCTCCTGATTATGGAAGGGAAAAGGATGAGAAAGGAATCAAACAATTCCTGGAAGAAAACGGATATACCTATCCGGTGCTGATGGATCAGGATGCAGAGCTGTTTACCGCCTATGGAATCTATTCGTATCCAACCACGTTCATGATCGACCGGGATGGAAACGTATTTGGTTATGCAAGCGGCCAGCTTTCCGAAGATACCATGCGCAGTATTATTGAGCAGACCATGAAGGGCCAGCGGAAATGA
- a CDS encoding ferrous iron transporter B — MGLSRESMGIKSVDCGLEIKKRKDEDKVIALAGNPNVGKSTVFNQLTGMNQHTGNWPGKTVANAQGWCSCGGQGYVMVDIPGCYSLMAHSTEEEVARDFICFEDPDAVVVVCDATCLERNLNLVLQILEAASNVVVCVNLMDEAKKKKISLRLDLLEQRLQVPVVGTAARSNKGLDQIYAGLRRCLEQKEEEGERPVLIQYPQYIEEAIARLLPSVEKAGKGKGEARWLCARLLDANENLMEAVRKYRTMVAESGEVAACLAEIREEWKAAGIDQEQVRDDMAAVFVKGAECLCEGVVKYESQTYDRKDRKLDLLFTSKATGFPIMFLILLGTFWITITGANYPSEMLSTALFKVEAWLGGLADAAGVPVLLSDLLIHGVYRVLAWVVSVMLPPMAIFFPLFTLLEDFGYLPRVAFNLDRCFKRCSACGKQALTM, encoded by the coding sequence ATGGGATTAAGCAGGGAGTCAATGGGAATAAAATCTGTGGACTGTGGACTGGAAATTAAAAAGCGGAAGGATGAGGATAAAGTCATTGCGCTGGCCGGCAACCCCAATGTGGGCAAGAGTACGGTGTTTAACCAGCTTACTGGAATGAATCAGCATACTGGGAATTGGCCGGGAAAAACCGTAGCCAACGCTCAGGGCTGGTGCAGTTGCGGGGGTCAGGGTTATGTTATGGTAGACATTCCCGGATGCTATTCCCTGATGGCTCATTCTACCGAAGAAGAGGTGGCCAGAGACTTTATCTGTTTTGAAGACCCGGATGCAGTGGTGGTGGTTTGTGATGCCACTTGTCTGGAGCGAAATCTAAATCTGGTTCTGCAGATTCTGGAAGCTGCTTCCAACGTGGTGGTCTGCGTGAATCTTATGGATGAGGCCAAAAAGAAAAAGATATCCTTACGTCTTGATTTGCTGGAACAGCGCCTTCAAGTTCCGGTTGTGGGAACTGCGGCCAGGAGCAATAAGGGTCTGGATCAGATTTATGCCGGCTTAAGGCGCTGTCTGGAGCAAAAGGAAGAGGAAGGGGAGAGACCTGTTCTCATCCAGTATCCCCAATATATTGAAGAGGCCATTGCCAGGCTTTTGCCTTCTGTGGAAAAGGCAGGAAAAGGAAAGGGAGAGGCACGATGGCTGTGTGCCAGATTGCTGGATGCCAACGAGAATCTGATGGAGGCCGTAAGGAAATACCGGACCATGGTGGCCGAATCCGGAGAAGTGGCTGCCTGCCTGGCTGAAATCCGGGAGGAATGGAAGGCCGCCGGGATTGATCAGGAGCAGGTACGGGATGATATGGCGGCTGTTTTCGTGAAAGGAGCGGAATGCTTATGCGAGGGAGTGGTGAAATATGAAAGCCAGACCTATGACCGGAAGGACCGGAAGCTGGATCTGCTTTTTACCAGTAAGGCCACCGGCTTTCCCATTATGTTCCTGATTTTGCTTGGGACCTTCTGGATCACCATTACAGGAGCTAATTATCCCTCAGAGATGCTGAGCACCGCGCTGTTTAAAGTGGAAGCATGGTTGGGAGGTCTGGCAGATGCCGCCGGCGTTCCTGTCCTCTTGTCTGACTTGCTGATACACGGGGTTTACCGGGTCCTGGCCTGGGTGGTATCGGTTATGCTTCCGCCGATGGCAATCTTTTTCCCATTGTTTACTCTTTTGGAGGATTTTGGATACCTTCCCAGAGTAGCGTTTAATTTGGACCGCTGCTTTAAACGGTGTTCTGCCTGCGGAAAGCAGGCGCTGACCATGTGA
- a CDS encoding FeoA family protein, whose product MSENFRLADLKRGQKAVIAKLAAYDDMRRRLQDIGLIEGTTVECLGKSPLGDPTAFLIRGAVIALRSEDSGRVLVQSGAEKKENHHYGGEMVAATVSLEDQVWD is encoded by the coding sequence ATGTCAGAAAATTTTCGTTTAGCAGATTTAAAAAGGGGTCAGAAAGCGGTAATTGCAAAACTGGCTGCCTATGATGATATGAGAAGGCGCTTGCAGGATATCGGTCTTATTGAAGGAACCACCGTGGAATGTCTGGGGAAAAGTCCTTTGGGGGATCCTACGGCATTTTTAATTCGTGGTGCGGTAATTGCACTCAGAAGTGAGGATTCAGGCCGTGTTTTGGTTCAGTCGGGTGCTGAGAAGAAGGAAAACCACCATTATGGCGGAGAAATGGTGGCTGCCACCGTTTCGTTGGAGGATCAGGTATGGGATTAA
- a CDS encoding heparinase II/III domain-containing protein, whose product MIQFTEQEIRHLREKFQRQRSAVNRMKEDVKEIMAEPVLVPKTGIANWSLYYYCPDCSVRLSFDRKDPYHHGCPSCGRMYSGEPYDSTWWGIINSRNYTAAFQMGLIHLITGETAYGRKAVDIMMEYSGYYKDYEVHGNIPYNGPGKSGAQTLDEANFLRSFAMTYDLLSDFMTKEEKAFIGKEMLIPGAEFLMEHRHNQLHNHEVIINSAIGIIGLIFGIDRYVRFAVYEPYGILYQLEKGMLADHMWFEGAFGYHFYALTSFFAYEKFALHTPHSHIRHPNYKAMMELLVSYVEPGFRIPMLNDTNYGHTSSSLYLYEFAYRELGGETLLYVLNRLYEAEKRDHLEAFIYGADELPPCTMEPGNYHVEEGQSGSTVLRGKDGRYLLFKHDRYGGEHDHYDRLDISYLACGKRISPDLGTTGYGAVMHYDYYKNTGTHNTVTIGEENQAPVNARLTRYEEADGAVYVEAEADWTAPYEMPDSFTIVQWKEEHYRPVKMVRKIVWAENYFAEVFQVKGADKNLPVDWVMHFSGSRIKQPEGVRIETFSDRKPYSYFHHMKKTVPAKDQSSIVHEYRDGGIHTRIFSWGQGKELYAGMGPDNPSVSDINYQIERAFGPEVVFAHVVTSSIGPCPVRNVTFAPDGEHVSIRVEGERDGSQWSRFHKM is encoded by the coding sequence ATGATTCAATTTACGGAACAGGAAATCCGTCATTTAAGGGAAAAGTTCCAAAGACAGCGGTCAGCCGTTAACCGTATGAAGGAAGACGTGAAAGAAATCATGGCAGAGCCGGTTCTGGTTCCAAAAACAGGAATCGCCAACTGGTCTCTTTATTATTACTGCCCGGATTGTTCCGTAAGGCTTTCCTTTGACCGGAAAGATCCATATCATCATGGCTGCCCCTCCTGCGGGCGGATGTATTCCGGTGAACCGTATGACAGTACCTGGTGGGGGATCATAAACAGCAGGAATTATACGGCGGCATTTCAAATGGGACTGATCCATCTGATCACCGGGGAAACTGCTTATGGAAGAAAGGCAGTGGATATCATGATGGAATATTCCGGTTACTATAAGGATTATGAAGTCCACGGCAATATTCCTTACAACGGGCCTGGAAAGTCCGGCGCCCAGACTCTTGATGAGGCCAATTTCCTCAGAAGCTTTGCTATGACCTATGATCTGTTGTCTGATTTCATGACAAAGGAGGAGAAAGCGTTCATTGGAAAGGAAATGCTCATCCCCGGGGCGGAATTTCTCATGGAACACCGGCATAACCAGCTGCACAATCATGAAGTGATCATCAATTCTGCCATTGGGATCATTGGCCTGATCTTCGGGATTGACCGGTATGTCCGGTTTGCAGTATATGAACCTTATGGAATCCTGTATCAGCTGGAAAAGGGAATGCTTGCGGATCATATGTGGTTTGAGGGAGCGTTCGGATACCATTTTTACGCTCTTACCAGCTTCTTTGCCTATGAAAAGTTTGCCCTTCATACGCCTCACAGCCATATCAGACACCCCAATTACAAGGCCATGATGGAGCTTCTGGTATCCTATGTGGAACCGGGATTCCGTATTCCCATGCTTAATGATACCAATTACGGACATACCTCATCAAGCCTTTATTTATATGAATTTGCTTACCGGGAGCTGGGAGGGGAAACGCTTCTTTATGTACTGAACCGGCTTTATGAAGCAGAAAAGAGAGATCATTTAGAAGCGTTTATTTATGGGGCCGATGAACTGCCTCCATGTACCATGGAACCTGGGAATTATCATGTGGAAGAAGGGCAGTCAGGGAGTACGGTGTTAAGGGGGAAGGATGGCAGATATCTGCTGTTTAAGCATGACCGTTACGGCGGGGAGCATGACCACTACGACCGGCTGGATATCAGTTATCTGGCCTGTGGAAAAAGGATTTCCCCGGACCTTGGAACCACCGGATACGGTGCGGTTATGCATTATGATTATTATAAGAATACAGGCACCCACAATACGGTTACGATCGGAGAAGAGAATCAGGCTCCGGTGAATGCAAGGCTTACCCGCTATGAAGAAGCGGATGGAGCCGTATATGTGGAAGCGGAGGCGGACTGGACCGCACCTTATGAAATGCCTGACAGCTTTACCATTGTGCAGTGGAAGGAAGAACATTACCGCCCTGTGAAAATGGTAAGAAAGATTGTATGGGCGGAGAACTATTTTGCGGAAGTATTCCAGGTTAAGGGCGCAGATAAAAATCTCCCGGTGGACTGGGTCATGCATTTTTCAGGATCACGGATCAAACAGCCGGAAGGAGTCCGGATAGAAACCTTTTCAGACAGGAAGCCATACAGTTATTTCCATCACATGAAAAAGACTGTTCCTGCAAAAGACCAGTCCAGCATTGTCCACGAGTATCGGGATGGGGGCATCCATACCCGGATATTTTCCTGGGGCCAGGGGAAGGAGCTGTATGCCGGTATGGGTCCGGATAATCCTTCTGTATCTGATATCAACTACCAGATCGAACGGGCCTTTGGTCCGGAGGTTGTATTTGCTCATGTGGTCACCAGCAGCATTGGACCGTGTCCTGTCAGGAATGTAACCTTTGCTCCAGATGGGGAGCATGTGTCCATTCGGGTGGAAGGAGAAAGAGACGGAAGCCAATGGAGCCGGTTCCATAAGATGTAA
- a CDS encoding response regulator yields the protein MYRILIADDEDYVRDLLVRNIQNSALEVDVVAVAGDGEEGLREALLHKPDIIITDIAMPFMNGLELIRRIQEAGLYSKNVVISGYDEFDYAKQAISLGVKDYLLKPFLPREMTDVLTKVIQELDSQKVLQQNMSLLKEQAKSRAGLAREKALKALLKGKEWGEEPDFILEGRFYAAGVIRMEGGAWDFGRQEHVEEFLMLIREGYLSAGISLYAVSFDGIQLAAIWFGDGENEEHFLKRIGASLEKISGSLEKYYHIQMNGALGHAYRSQTGLADSYREAMAVWRGNLDAAKRFLFYGEENSRKEETSSSQIREWKNQIRLSVRAGQEDGALTGLSGLMKCYASLSNRKNDYVGVSVGELVYAIQNDMEQDGYDRADTEPLSYMQDRITYGSLMDMNQMLASYIEKCCRVVRENSEETKAEAVVKRLKQIMENDLHKTELDLEAVAAKVHFSPSYVRQIFKQYTGECFGEYLIRKRMERAGRLLQKTSMKIQEVADQCGYENQRYFASSFKKFYGCTPTEFKLAVEEEHLY from the coding sequence ATGTACCGTATATTGATCGCAGATGACGAGGACTATGTCAGAGACTTACTGGTGAGAAACATCCAGAATTCCGCACTGGAAGTGGATGTGGTTGCGGTGGCAGGGGACGGAGAGGAAGGGCTTAGGGAAGCCTTGCTCCATAAGCCGGATATTATCATTACGGACATTGCCATGCCCTTTATGAATGGCCTGGAATTGATCCGCAGGATTCAGGAAGCCGGGCTTTACAGTAAAAATGTGGTCATAAGCGGCTACGATGAATTTGATTATGCGAAGCAGGCCATTTCTCTTGGGGTCAAGGATTATCTGTTAAAGCCTTTTCTGCCCAGGGAAATGACTGATGTGTTAACAAAGGTAATACAGGAGCTGGACAGCCAGAAGGTGCTGCAGCAAAACATGAGCCTGTTAAAGGAACAGGCCAAGAGCCGGGCTGGTCTTGCCAGGGAAAAGGCACTGAAGGCTCTCCTTAAGGGAAAGGAGTGGGGAGAGGAACCGGACTTTATTCTGGAAGGCAGGTTTTATGCAGCAGGAGTGATCCGCATGGAAGGCGGAGCATGGGATTTTGGCAGGCAGGAGCATGTGGAGGAATTTCTCATGCTCATACGGGAAGGGTATCTTTCTGCCGGAATCAGCCTGTATGCGGTCAGCTTTGACGGGATCCAGCTGGCAGCCATCTGGTTCGGTGACGGGGAAAATGAAGAGCATTTTCTTAAAAGGATCGGGGCTAGCTTAGAAAAAATCAGCGGAAGCCTGGAGAAGTATTACCATATTCAGATGAACGGAGCTCTTGGCCATGCTTACCGGAGTCAGACAGGGCTGGCGGATTCTTACCGGGAAGCCATGGCTGTGTGGCGGGGAAACTTAGACGCAGCTAAGAGATTCCTGTTTTATGGAGAGGAAAACAGCCGGAAGGAGGAAACCAGCAGCAGCCAGATCCGGGAATGGAAAAACCAGATCCGGCTTTCTGTGCGTGCCGGACAGGAGGATGGGGCTCTTACGGGGCTTTCCGGCCTGATGAAGTGTTATGCCTCCCTGTCCAACCGGAAGAACGATTATGTGGGCGTATCTGTGGGGGAACTGGTTTATGCCATTCAGAATGATATGGAGCAGGATGGATATGACCGGGCAGATACGGAGCCACTATCCTATATGCAGGACCGGATTACTTACGGAAGCTTAATGGATATGAACCAGATGCTGGCTTCCTATATTGAAAAATGCTGCCGGGTGGTACGGGAAAACTCAGAGGAAACCAAGGCGGAGGCAGTAGTGAAGCGATTGAAGCAGATCATGGAAAATGATCTGCATAAGACGGAGCTGGACTTAGAGGCAGTGGCAGCAAAGGTGCATTTCAGTCCAAGCTATGTCAGGCAGATTTTCAAGCAGTATACGGGGGAATGCTTTGGAGAATATTTGATCCGAAAGCGAATGGAACGGGCCGGGAGGCTGCTCCAGAAAACAAGCATGAAAATCCAGGAGGTAGCAGACCAGTGCGGGTATGAAAACCAGAGGTATTTTGCCAGCAGCTTTAAGAAGTTTTATGGCTGTACTCCTACGGAATTTAAACTAGCGGTGGAAGAAGAGCATTTATATTAG
- a CDS encoding histidine kinase, protein MKKFFNNLRFRSKIIWLFGIMFFFTTAISGLSYYRYASNDIEENFKVGAEDVLAQIVDTLGLRLGVINQRAKGMLTNYTFVVTFSDYLNNPNDINLVKALGTIPDFMRDFETGEGLIHSTYIYTDKGSFDNYVRMRNWEFDFKESVFYKSYQESGGGAIRWFPVWKDEIFQDNDQVIPCVWQFSVQGYVGMEYLVIQLKKTELERLLEGKYEFFDKILILDETGNIMTGSPDMDQAELMKLSEAREEGSNVITSDYQYEGDSYLVTYERLKENGWQIYGLKSRQSLLGSLNILRNTIFEIMGVIFLIGVTVILLLSHQMTDSLRRLEKRMSCVEKGDLGVRFFYPYKDEVGSLAKSFNYMIGEIQSLVRKQGETIEELKRERDYVAEVQKQKRKAELNALQAQINPHFLYNTLNAITWQAADQGAEEISILSNSLGKFFRIGLSKGAEVISLGEELEHVTSYLEIQSIRYHSRFSYEIHVNDRCLDFRMIKLVLQPLAENSIYHGIKEKQGAGIIRISVSEEGAGKETVAELAVWDNGAGIPEEKLAFINETLKKGGTDCEAGYGIYNVNERIRLFYGKDYGLHYESSFGHWTKAVLRIPAMPGEVE, encoded by the coding sequence ATGAAGAAATTTTTTAACAATTTAAGGTTCCGCAGCAAGATCATCTGGCTGTTTGGGATCATGTTTTTCTTTACTACCGCCATCAGCGGATTATCCTATTACCGATACGCCTCCAATGATATTGAAGAAAATTTTAAAGTGGGGGCAGAGGATGTTCTGGCCCAGATCGTGGACACCTTAGGCTTACGGCTGGGGGTCATTAACCAGAGGGCCAAGGGAATGCTGACCAATTATACCTTTGTGGTAACCTTTTCCGATTACCTCAATAATCCCAATGACATCAATCTGGTGAAAGCCCTGGGAACCATTCCGGACTTTATGAGAGACTTTGAGACCGGGGAGGGGCTGATTCACTCCACCTACATTTATACGGATAAAGGAAGCTTTGATAATTATGTCCGCATGAGAAACTGGGAGTTTGATTTTAAGGAATCCGTTTTTTACAAAAGCTATCAAGAAAGCGGAGGCGGGGCCATCCGCTGGTTCCCGGTATGGAAAGATGAAATATTTCAGGACAATGACCAGGTTATCCCCTGCGTTTGGCAGTTCAGCGTTCAGGGCTATGTGGGAATGGAATATCTGGTGATCCAGTTAAAGAAAACAGAGCTGGAACGTCTTTTGGAGGGAAAATACGAGTTTTTCGATAAAATACTTATTTTGGATGAGACAGGAAATATTATGACAGGTTCCCCTGATATGGACCAGGCAGAACTGATGAAGCTGTCGGAGGCCAGGGAAGAGGGGAGCAATGTCATTACCAGCGATTATCAGTACGAAGGTGATTCCTATCTGGTCACCTATGAGCGGCTGAAGGAAAACGGCTGGCAGATCTATGGACTGAAATCAAGGCAGAGCTTATTGGGAAGCTTAAACATTTTAAGAAACACGATTTTTGAAATCATGGGAGTCATATTCTTAATAGGAGTAACGGTTATCCTGCTGTTGTCCCACCAGATGACGGATTCCTTAAGAAGGCTGGAAAAGCGTATGAGCTGTGTGGAAAAAGGAGACTTGGGAGTCCGCTTTTTCTATCCCTACAAGGATGAGGTAGGCAGCCTGGCAAAGTCCTTTAACTATATGATCGGAGAGATCCAGAGCCTGGTGAGGAAACAGGGGGAGACCATTGAGGAGTTAAAGCGGGAACGGGATTATGTGGCTGAAGTTCAGAAGCAGAAGCGCAAAGCCGAGTTAAATGCCCTGCAGGCTCAGATCAATCCTCATTTTCTCTATAATACCTTAAATGCCATCACCTGGCAGGCCGCTGATCAGGGGGCAGAAGAAATCAGCATCCTATCCAATTCTCTGGGAAAGTTTTTCAGGATTGGATTAAGCAAGGGCGCCGAGGTGATCTCCCTTGGGGAAGAGCTGGAGCATGTGACAAGCTATCTGGAAATCCAGAGCATCCGGTATCATTCCCGTTTCAGCTATGAAATCCATGTAAATGACCGATGTCTGGACTTTCGCATGATAAAATTGGTTTTGCAGCCCCTTGCTGAAAATTCTATTTATCACGGAATCAAAGAGAAACAGGGAGCAGGTATTATAAGAATATCTGTCAGTGAGGAAGGAGCCGGAAAAGAAACGGTTGCAGAGCTTGCAGTTTGGGACAATGGGGCAGGGATTCCGGAAGAAAAGCTTGCTTTTATCAATGAGACCTTAAAAAAGGGCGGAACGGACTGTGAAGCAGGCTATGGCATTTACAATGTCAATGAAAGGATCCGGCTGTTTTATGGAAAAGACTATGGACTGCATTATGAAAGCAGCTTCGGACATTGGACAAAAGCGGTCCTTAGGATTCCGGCAATGCCGGGGGAGGTGGAGTGA
- a CDS encoding carbohydrate ABC transporter permease, which produces MKNWNKKHISKAAWFPMAGKWLFLVIMIVFTLYPVIYTVLGSLKTNAELTQGGGFFPKEWHFENYYQAFIQADFTKYTFNSILVSVSVTLLAVVTCSLAGFILARREFAGKKVLLALYLSMMFVSLGSVTLYPIYELLRAFQLNKSILALIVALTGGQATNVFLVMGFTKGIPKELDEAAIIDGCSLYGVYSRVILPLSKPILAVVALFSFRNAWNDYITSLIMTISMPRLQTLTVAVVQLKYSVNAAAEWHIMLAGASIAIIPILIVYLFANRQFIAGLTAGAVKG; this is translated from the coding sequence ATGAAAAACTGGAATAAGAAACACATATCAAAGGCCGCCTGGTTTCCTATGGCTGGAAAATGGTTATTTCTTGTAATTATGATTGTATTTACCCTTTATCCGGTTATTTATACGGTGCTTGGGTCCTTAAAAACCAATGCAGAGCTGACCCAGGGAGGAGGTTTTTTCCCTAAGGAATGGCATTTTGAAAATTATTACCAGGCGTTTATTCAGGCAGACTTTACAAAATACACATTTAACAGCATCCTGGTCAGCGTTTCCGTTACCCTTCTGGCTGTGGTTACCTGTTCTCTGGCCGGTTTTATTCTGGCCAGAAGAGAGTTTGCTGGAAAAAAGGTACTCCTGGCCCTTTACTTATCCATGATGTTCGTATCCTTAGGTTCGGTTACCTTATATCCGATTTACGAATTACTGCGGGCATTTCAGTTAAATAAGTCCATATTAGCCCTGATTGTGGCCCTTACAGGTGGGCAGGCCACCAATGTTTTTCTGGTCATGGGATTTACCAAGGGGATCCCCAAAGAACTGGATGAAGCAGCCATAATTGACGGCTGCAGCTTATACGGAGTTTATTCCCGGGTCATTCTGCCCTTAAGCAAGCCAATTCTGGCAGTAGTCGCCCTGTTTTCTTTCCGGAATGCCTGGAATGATTATATCACCAGCCTGATCATGACCATTTCCATGCCAAGGCTTCAGACTCTTACCGTGGCGGTTGTCCAGCTGAAATATTCTGTCAACGCAGCAGCCGAGTGGCACATTATGCTGGCGGGAGCTTCCATCGCCATCATCCCCATCCTGATCGTCTATTTGTTTGCGAACCGGCAGTTCATTGCAGGCCTTACGGCAGGTGCGGTAAAGGGATAG
- a CDS encoding carbohydrate ABC transporter permease, whose amino-acid sequence MKDWNSRSVLPDSKTVKKNLQAYSFMLPNLILFTVCSLYPVVWTLKYVFYQYGGYGTGVPRFVGLGNLARVFRDKVYWESVVHTFTYGFGKVFIILPLAFFLAFLLNQQKRGNGAAQSIIFLPTIMSSAVMGLVFYLLFNAYNGEVNQYLTAAGLIQRPINWLGKEHAMKTLILTAVWGGVGNYMVYFIAGIQQVSGEALESARIDGAGRLQTIWYIIIPMLGPILKIILMLAITSAFHDITNVMVLTEGGPNNATMVMSLYGYRYFFPISAAEATVPQYGYGAAVSVVSAVIAGLVTVGYLQISKKLDDIY is encoded by the coding sequence ATGAAAGACTGGAATAGCAGAAGTGTCCTGCCAGACAGTAAAACAGTGAAAAAAAACCTGCAGGCCTATTCGTTTATGCTGCCCAACTTAATTTTGTTCACCGTCTGTTCCCTCTATCCGGTGGTGTGGACCTTAAAATATGTGTTTTACCAGTACGGGGGTTATGGAACCGGTGTACCAAGATTTGTCGGCCTTGGGAATCTGGCCAGGGTGTTCCGGGATAAGGTTTATTGGGAAAGTGTGGTCCATACCTTTACCTATGGTTTCGGAAAGGTGTTTATTATCCTTCCTCTGGCCTTTTTCCTGGCGTTTCTCTTAAATCAGCAAAAACGGGGGAATGGTGCCGCACAGAGCATTATTTTTCTGCCTACTATTATGAGCTCCGCGGTCATGGGACTGGTGTTTTATCTGCTATTCAATGCCTATAATGGGGAGGTCAACCAGTATCTGACGGCAGCCGGTCTCATACAAAGGCCCATTAACTGGCTGGGAAAAGAGCATGCCATGAAAACCCTGATCCTGACGGCGGTCTGGGGCGGCGTGGGCAATTACATGGTGTATTTTATAGCAGGAATTCAGCAGGTATCCGGAGAGGCCTTAGAAAGCGCAAGGATTGACGGGGCCGGAAGACTTCAGACCATCTGGTACATCATCATTCCCATGCTCGGGCCAATCTTAAAAATTATTCTTATGCTGGCCATCACCTCAGCATTTCACGACATTACCAATGTAATGGTCTTAACCGAGGGAGGGCCAAACAATGCCACCATGGTCATGTCCCTGTACGGATACCGTTACTTCTTCCCCATATCGGCGGCTGAGGCAACGGTCCCCCAATACGGGTACGGTGCTGCGGTCAGCGTCGTATCCGCAGTGATTGCAGGTCTTGTAACGGTTGGATATCTGCAGATATCTAAAAAACTGGATGATATCTATTAA